A stretch of the Bacillus licheniformis DSM 13 = ATCC 14580 genome encodes the following:
- the flhB gene encoding flagellar biosynthesis protein FlhB, which translates to MKLTLDLQFFAGEKTEKATPKKRRESRKKGQVAKSADVNTAVTLLIVFLSFLFIGPFMRDRLLGLIEKYYKELITMKVSVANIPGLFQSVVLESGLIMAPLLLTAVVSGVLSNYMQVGFLFAPEAIKPDLKKLDPLNGFKRIYSIRAIVELLKSILKIVIVGGVTFAVLWLNFDKILRIPALSAGEALSYVGWLTFLMGVSAAVALIFLAVLDYLYQKFDYEKNIRMSKQDIKDEYKKTEGDPLIKSKIKQKQKEMAMRRMMQEVPKADVIITNPTHYAVALKYDENKMDAPFIIAKGVDLMALKIRQIAKEHDVMTVENRPLARALYDQVEIDQAVPEEFFKAVAEILAYVYKTKQKI; encoded by the coding sequence ATGAAGCTGACGTTGGATTTGCAATTTTTCGCAGGTGAAAAAACGGAAAAAGCGACGCCGAAAAAACGGCGGGAAAGCAGAAAAAAAGGTCAGGTTGCCAAAAGTGCAGATGTCAATACGGCGGTCACTCTTCTCATCGTGTTTTTATCCTTTTTATTCATCGGACCTTTTATGAGAGACCGCCTGCTCGGCCTGATCGAAAAGTATTACAAAGAATTAATCACGATGAAGGTGTCAGTCGCCAATATTCCCGGCCTGTTTCAAAGTGTTGTGCTTGAATCGGGCCTCATTATGGCACCGCTTTTGCTGACAGCCGTCGTCTCTGGGGTATTGAGCAACTATATGCAAGTCGGGTTTTTATTTGCCCCTGAAGCGATCAAGCCTGATTTGAAAAAGCTTGACCCGCTTAATGGATTCAAGCGGATTTACAGCATCAGGGCGATCGTTGAACTGCTTAAATCGATTTTAAAAATCGTGATTGTCGGAGGCGTGACATTCGCCGTTTTATGGCTGAACTTTGACAAAATTCTCAGAATCCCGGCGCTGTCGGCTGGCGAGGCTTTGTCATATGTCGGCTGGCTCACCTTTTTAATGGGGGTTTCCGCTGCAGTCGCATTAATTTTTCTCGCGGTGCTCGATTACCTCTATCAAAAATTTGACTATGAAAAAAATATTCGCATGTCAAAACAGGACATCAAAGACGAATACAAAAAAACCGAAGGCGATCCTCTGATCAAGTCGAAGATCAAGCAGAAGCAAAAGGAAATGGCGATGCGCCGCATGATGCAGGAAGTGCCAAAAGCGGATGTCATCATCACAAACCCGACCCATTACGCCGTCGCATTGAAATACGACGAAAACAAAATGGATGCGCCGTTTATCATCGCAAAAGGGGTCGATCTAATGGCTCTGAAAATCAGGCAGATCGCCAAAGAACACGATGTCATGACGGTCGAGAACAGGCCTTTGGCAAGGGCGCTCTATGACCAGGTTGAGATCGACCAGGCCGTTCCGGAAGAATTCTTTAAGGCCGTAGCCGAAATCCTGGCCTATGTTTACAAAACAAAGCAAAAAATCTAG
- the flhA gene encoding flagellar biosynthesis protein FlhA, protein MSARDLSILSGVVLIVAMLIIPFPTWMLSILIIVNISLALIVLLTTMNMQEPLQFSIFPSLLLLLTLFRLGLNVSTTRSILSNGDAGKVVETFGSFVVGGNVLVGLVVFIILIIIQFIVITKGAERVSEVAARFTLDAMPGKQMSIDADLNAGMVTEQEAKVRREKVAREADFYGAMDGASKFVKGDAIAGIIIVLINVIFGIVIGMLQKQMSIQEAASHFTLLSVGDGIVSQLPALLISTATGIVVTRAASDGNLGHDITGQLFAYPKLLYVTAGTIFLLGIFTPIGILLTGPLALLLAAGGYMLSKAGEEKEKVEDILEEEAEVDELKSPESVVHLLDIDPIEFEFGYGLIPLADANQGGDLLDRIVMIRRQLALELGLVIPVVRIRDNIALQPNEYRLKIKGNEVAKGELLLDHFLAMSPTGEDDQIEGIDTIEPSFGLPAKWIPESQKDQAEMLGYTVVDPASVVSTHITEQVKKHAHELIGRQETKQLIDHLKESYPVLVEEVSPNPLSVGDIQKVLAKLLKEKVSIRNLVTIFETLADYGKLTTDSDMLTEYVRQALAKQITAQYAKENETLKVVTCSGRVEKAVAEGIQQTEHGNFLSLEPTLSENIIQSVAREIEQLSLRQEVPILLCSPPVRMYVKQLLERYFPDLPVLSYNELEANVEVQSIGVVDIQ, encoded by the coding sequence ATGTCTGCAAGAGATTTATCTATTTTATCCGGCGTTGTCCTCATTGTGGCAATGCTTATCATACCCTTTCCAACATGGATGTTGAGCATCTTAATTATCGTTAATATTTCTCTTGCGTTAATCGTGCTTCTCACCACAATGAACATGCAAGAACCGCTGCAATTTTCGATTTTTCCTTCTTTGCTGCTCCTCTTGACGCTGTTCCGCCTTGGGCTGAATGTATCGACGACGCGTTCGATTCTGTCCAACGGTGATGCGGGAAAAGTAGTCGAGACGTTCGGGTCTTTCGTTGTCGGCGGAAACGTTTTGGTCGGTCTCGTTGTCTTTATCATTTTGATCATTATTCAATTTATCGTCATAACGAAAGGGGCGGAACGGGTATCTGAAGTTGCTGCCAGATTCACGCTCGACGCCATGCCGGGAAAACAGATGAGCATTGATGCCGATTTGAATGCCGGAATGGTGACCGAGCAGGAAGCGAAGGTGCGCCGTGAGAAGGTGGCCCGTGAAGCCGACTTCTATGGAGCGATGGACGGAGCGAGCAAATTCGTGAAAGGGGATGCGATCGCAGGGATCATCATCGTCCTTATCAACGTCATTTTCGGAATTGTCATCGGCATGCTGCAAAAACAAATGAGCATTCAGGAAGCCGCTTCACACTTTACACTCCTGTCTGTAGGCGACGGAATCGTATCTCAGCTGCCTGCGCTCTTGATCTCAACGGCGACGGGTATCGTCGTGACAAGAGCGGCGTCGGACGGAAACCTCGGCCACGATATTACAGGCCAGCTGTTTGCCTATCCGAAGCTTTTGTATGTCACGGCGGGAACGATTTTCCTGCTCGGGATTTTCACGCCGATCGGCATTCTCCTGACAGGCCCTCTGGCTCTTCTTCTCGCCGCAGGCGGCTATATGCTCTCCAAAGCCGGTGAAGAGAAGGAAAAAGTGGAGGATATCCTTGAGGAAGAAGCTGAAGTGGATGAATTAAAAAGCCCCGAAAGCGTCGTCCATCTGCTTGATATTGATCCGATCGAGTTTGAATTCGGCTACGGATTGATTCCGCTTGCAGATGCAAATCAGGGCGGCGATCTGTTGGACAGAATTGTCATGATCAGGCGCCAGCTCGCGCTTGAACTCGGACTTGTCATTCCGGTCGTCAGAATCAGGGATAACATCGCTCTTCAGCCGAACGAGTACAGGCTCAAAATTAAAGGAAACGAAGTCGCGAAAGGCGAGCTTCTCCTCGATCACTTTCTGGCGATGTCTCCGACAGGCGAAGACGATCAGATCGAAGGGATTGACACAATCGAACCGTCCTTCGGTCTTCCGGCTAAATGGATACCGGAATCTCAGAAAGATCAGGCCGAAATGCTCGGGTACACGGTTGTCGATCCGGCTTCAGTCGTATCGACCCATATTACGGAGCAGGTGAAAAAGCACGCCCATGAGCTGATCGGAAGACAGGAAACGAAACAGCTGATCGACCACTTGAAAGAATCTTATCCTGTACTGGTCGAAGAGGTCTCGCCGAATCCGCTGTCTGTCGGTGACATTCAGAAAGTGCTGGCAAAACTTCTGAAAGAAAAAGTATCGATCAGGAACTTGGTGACAATCTTTGAAACGCTGGCCGACTACGGAAAGCTGACGACGGATTCAGATATGCTGACCGAGTATGTCAGACAGGCTCTGGCCAAGCAGATCACCGCCCAATATGCGAAGGAAAATGAGACGCTGAAAGTGGTGACTTGTTCGGGCCGCGTCGAAAAGGCCGTGGCGGAAGGAATTCAGCAGACTGAACACGGCAACTTTTTATCTCTTGAACCAACATTATCCGAAAATATCATTCAATCTGTAGCAAGAGAAATCGAACAGCTCTCATTGAGGCAGGAAGTGCCGATCCTTCTATGTTCGCCGCCTGTCAGAATGTATGTCAAGCAGCTGCTTGAGCGCTATTTCCCTGATCTGCCGGTTCTTTCCTATAACGAATTGGAAGCCAATGTAGAAGTTCAAAGCATCGGAGTGGTGGATATTCAATGA
- the flhF gene encoding flagellar biosynthesis protein FlhF — MKIKKFVAGSMQEATKQIIQELGNDAVILNSKKIQKRKFLGFVKKTGVEVIAVVDQDFSDARKQERQKPVFREQSPSPVPQPDHLDLASQVKELKELLEMRHHEQPVDVLPEPLKKADQLLAKKGVSPAIRTKALGRLISTSLRDGEEWTDEKTLAHLTDALADLLPDNLEQDVAIHSQYVVLFGSTGVGKTTTLAKLAASSVLEKQKKIAFITTDTYRIAAVEQLRTYAELLNAPLEVCYTKEEFKAAQQKFADFDHVFIDTAGRNFKDGQYVRELKEIIPFERKIQAFLVMSATSKYEDMKELIKQFSSIPIDQLIFTKVDETDSLGSVMNLLAESRIGLGYITNGQNVPEDIRYLSNAAFVRLLTGC, encoded by the coding sequence ATGAAAATCAAAAAATTTGTAGCTGGTTCTATGCAGGAAGCCACAAAGCAAATTATACAGGAGCTCGGGAATGACGCCGTAATCTTGAATTCTAAAAAAATTCAAAAGAGAAAATTTCTCGGCTTTGTGAAAAAAACCGGGGTTGAAGTGATCGCGGTCGTCGACCAGGACTTTTCCGACGCAAGGAAGCAAGAGCGTCAAAAGCCCGTTTTCCGGGAACAAAGCCCTTCGCCTGTCCCGCAGCCGGACCATCTTGATTTGGCAAGCCAAGTGAAAGAGCTGAAAGAACTGCTGGAAATGCGGCATCATGAGCAGCCTGTTGATGTGCTGCCTGAACCGCTGAAAAAGGCGGACCAGCTCCTGGCAAAGAAAGGGGTATCGCCGGCCATCCGTACGAAAGCGCTCGGCCGGTTGATCAGCACTTCTTTAAGAGACGGCGAAGAGTGGACGGATGAAAAGACGCTGGCGCACTTAACAGATGCTTTGGCCGATCTTCTTCCCGATAATCTGGAACAGGACGTGGCGATTCATTCGCAATATGTCGTGCTCTTCGGATCGACCGGAGTCGGCAAAACGACGACATTGGCAAAGCTCGCCGCTTCTTCTGTACTGGAAAAGCAGAAAAAAATCGCTTTTATCACGACCGATACGTACAGGATTGCAGCGGTTGAACAGCTCAGGACATATGCCGAGCTTCTGAATGCGCCGCTTGAGGTGTGCTACACGAAAGAAGAGTTTAAAGCTGCCCAGCAAAAGTTCGCCGATTTTGACCACGTCTTCATTGATACGGCGGGCCGGAATTTCAAAGACGGGCAATATGTCAGGGAGCTGAAGGAAATCATTCCGTTTGAGCGTAAGATACAGGCGTTTCTCGTCATGTCCGCGACGAGCAAGTACGAGGATATGAAGGAGCTCATTAAGCAGTTCTCAAGCATTCCGATCGATCAGTTGATATTCACGAAAGTGGATGAGACCGATTCGTTGGGAAGCGTCATGAATCTGCTCGCCGAATCGAGAATCGGCCTCGGCTATATTACAAACGGACAAAATGTTCCGGAGGATATCCGCTACTTGTCAAACGCAGCATTTGTCAGACTGCTTACGGGGTGTTGA